A genomic region of Trichothermofontia sichuanensis B231 contains the following coding sequences:
- a CDS encoding DUF3352 domain-containing protein: MDRPKRKPQPPLILTLGTPLLLIVGGVTAYWTLAHRQANLAAVPVGANVIPRSAPLTITLSTDPAQWQPLQEFGTPRSRALVQAAWQQWRDRWLTRNGYTYERDIQPWIGDAFTLAILPSSPPVLSSTQARTGPAYAFLLVLPIADPALAKQMLSKPQASANRPWVERAYRGFAIFETPGDPAQTLSLTVLDNRYVVVTTDPKVTERAIDAYRGDNALIQTPGYRRAFASIEAEKPLAQFYLNVPEAATLSLSQAPKSLPSQALTQLQQQQGIAVTAQWQAQGMAIQGVSWLKPNSHFKKRVTHTASKMADRLPDSTFLMFTGGNLQHLWQDYTQAAEANPNSPINPDSLRVGVKSLTGMDLEQDWLRWMDGEFAVALLKPPVTDRSQFAAGLTLMVQASDRRAATTALQTLDRIVQERYRFQVAPIEINRQSVTQWTPSTAVSGLTVTHGWLEGNILFLTIGPAIAEQFVPRPRQPLSQSEAYRTTVPMQLNPNNGHFYWDLSRSLMTPLPFSLGKERQPLLEGLQAIGVTAAVNDQRTTRYDVFVKLKRDTP; this comes from the coding sequence ATGGATAGACCGAAACGCAAACCACAGCCTCCCTTAATTCTGACGCTGGGTACCCCTCTGCTGCTTATTGTCGGAGGGGTTACTGCCTATTGGACCTTAGCTCACCGTCAGGCTAATTTGGCTGCTGTCCCGGTGGGAGCCAATGTGATCCCGCGATCGGCTCCCCTCACGATTACCCTCAGTACCGACCCTGCCCAATGGCAGCCACTTCAGGAATTTGGCACCCCCCGCTCCCGTGCCCTTGTTCAAGCGGCTTGGCAACAATGGCGCGATCGCTGGCTGACCCGCAATGGCTACACCTACGAACGGGACATTCAACCCTGGATTGGGGATGCCTTTACCCTGGCCATTTTGCCGAGCAGCCCACCGGTCCTTAGTTCTACCCAGGCGCGGACTGGTCCGGCCTACGCATTTTTGCTGGTATTGCCGATCGCCGATCCGGCCCTAGCGAAACAGATGTTGAGTAAACCCCAAGCCTCGGCGAATCGTCCCTGGGTCGAGCGGGCCTATCGCGGCTTTGCCATCTTTGAAACCCCCGGTGACCCGGCCCAGACCCTCTCCTTAACCGTTTTGGACAACCGCTATGTGGTGGTTACCACCGATCCAAAAGTGACGGAACGGGCCATTGATGCCTATCGGGGTGATAATGCCCTGATCCAGACACCGGGCTATCGACGGGCCTTTGCCAGTATTGAGGCCGAGAAGCCCCTGGCCCAGTTTTACCTGAATGTGCCAGAGGCGGCGACCCTCAGTCTCAGTCAGGCTCCCAAGTCCTTACCGTCGCAAGCCTTGACCCAATTGCAGCAGCAACAGGGCATTGCCGTCACCGCCCAGTGGCAGGCGCAGGGCATGGCCATCCAGGGTGTCTCCTGGCTTAAACCCAATAGTCACTTCAAAAAGCGGGTCACCCATACCGCTAGCAAAATGGCCGATCGCCTGCCCGACAGCACCTTCTTGATGTTCACGGGCGGTAACCTGCAACACCTGTGGCAGGACTATACCCAGGCGGCTGAGGCTAATCCCAACTCACCGATTAACCCGGACAGCCTGCGGGTCGGGGTGAAATCGCTGACAGGAATGGATTTGGAGCAGGACTGGCTCCGCTGGATGGACGGAGAATTTGCTGTTGCCCTGCTGAAACCACCAGTGACTGATCGCTCCCAATTTGCCGCTGGCCTGACCCTAATGGTGCAAGCCAGCGATCGTCGCGCGGCGACAACTGCCCTGCAAACCCTCGATCGCATTGTTCAGGAGCGCTATCGTTTCCAAGTTGCACCGATTGAGATCAATCGCCAATCCGTCACCCAATGGACGCCCTCCACTGCCGTGAGTGGTCTGACGGTAACCCACGGGTGGTTGGAGGGAAATATCCTCTTCTTGACGATTGGACCGGCGATCGCAGAACAATTTGTTCCCCGTCCGCGCCAACCCCTGAGCCAATCCGAAGCCTATCGGACGACCGTCCCCATGCAGTTAAATCCTAATAATGGGCATTTCTATTGGGATCTCAGCCGATCCTTGATGACCCCCTTGCCCTTTTCCCTGGGGAAAGAGCGTCAACCCTTACTGGAGGGCCTCCAGGCGATCGGCGTGACGGCGGCGGTTAACGATCAACGCACCACCCGTTACGATGTCTTTGTCAAGCTCAAGCGGGATACTCCCTAG
- a CDS encoding DUF1868 domain-containing protein, with amino-acid sequence MDNTYQDYCNRVLRLTMLETYQSQVQNIHESPKFQLTNDGTYQATPFPGYTIITPPWAEVPADAAFYEQLQILQQQLLAALPERLVAPLPLESLHLTVADLLWDSAYRYAKEAQPDYDTRLRNCLTTIFEQGRSSLPAGPAPVWQVLGCQLMPRAIGVCLVPKDAQSYDRLIQFRQWLYQRQDLINLGVDQQYHFTAHITLGYLGQIPPDLDRQQLCTTLFNLNQQWLDQGLPEFTVRQAQLRKFDDMTRYYREPDWPVFDF; translated from the coding sequence TTGGACAACACCTATCAGGATTACTGTAACCGGGTACTGCGGCTGACGATGCTGGAAACCTACCAGTCCCAAGTCCAAAATATCCACGAGTCCCCCAAGTTCCAACTCACGAACGATGGCACCTACCAAGCCACGCCCTTTCCCGGCTATACGATTATCACGCCCCCGTGGGCAGAGGTGCCGGCAGATGCTGCTTTCTACGAGCAGCTGCAAATCCTACAACAGCAGTTGTTAGCAGCTTTACCTGAGAGATTAGTCGCTCCCCTGCCCCTGGAGAGCTTGCACTTGACCGTGGCAGATTTGCTGTGGGACAGTGCCTACCGCTATGCCAAAGAAGCGCAGCCAGACTACGACACACGCCTACGCAACTGCCTGACAACCATTTTTGAACAAGGCCGATCGAGCCTACCGGCAGGCCCCGCACCCGTGTGGCAGGTGTTAGGCTGTCAATTAATGCCACGGGCGATCGGAGTATGTTTGGTGCCCAAGGATGCCCAATCCTACGATCGGCTGATCCAATTCCGGCAGTGGCTTTACCAGCGACAAGATTTAATCAACCTGGGAGTCGATCAGCAGTACCATTTTACCGCCCATATTACCCTAGGCTATTTAGGCCAAATTCCACCCGATCTCGATCGGCAACAATTGTGTACCACCCTGTTTAACCTAAACCAACAGTGGTTAGATCAGGGCCTGCCAGAGTTTACCGTTCGGCAAGCCCAATTAAGAAAATTTGATGACATGACCCGTTATTATCGGGAACCCGATTGGCCAGTTTTTGACTTTTAA
- a CDS encoding TldD/PmbA family protein gives MAPITLLRSQELPTLPTTATRDRFDESWEGSLATLLGLGRAAGADFVEFFLERVNYISGMAEEDTVTSISPRLSTGAGVRVFRGTHDCYVSTNDLSFNGLRTALEKGLAILGLPAPMPGSFIPEVNLEPLRDYAVRGHKEAWMQQCSSMQAMGDVLLAATHQLQKHAQHIQSRRAFYFRDWQEVLVAASDGTFARDIRLTQSVGMSLLCADGEHRSSIGHRQGATSQPDFLHHWDFTQDAAEIAEAAGKMLYADYVESGTYPIVMANRFGGVIFHEACGHLLETTQIERKTTPFWDKKGQKIAHENLTAWDEGITTAAFGTIDMDDEGMPAQRTLLIENGVLKNFLADRAGSWRTGHPRTGSGRRQNYAYAAASRMRNTYIAPGNYTTEDLIASIDKGIYCKKMGGGSVGATGQFNFGVDEAYLIENGRITKPLKGATLIGDAQEIMGRISMSSQDLGLAAGFCGSISGSIYVTVGQPHIKVDAITVGGR, from the coding sequence ATGGCACCGATCACCCTGTTGCGGTCTCAAGAATTGCCCACCTTGCCAACGACAGCGACGCGCGATCGCTTCGATGAATCTTGGGAAGGTTCCCTCGCCACCCTACTGGGGTTGGGACGGGCCGCTGGCGCAGATTTTGTTGAATTTTTCCTGGAGCGGGTGAACTACATCAGCGGCATGGCCGAAGAGGATACGGTCACCAGTATTTCGCCGCGCCTATCCACGGGAGCAGGGGTGCGGGTCTTCCGAGGCACCCACGATTGCTATGTCAGTACCAATGATCTGTCCTTTAACGGCTTGCGGACAGCGTTGGAAAAAGGTCTGGCGATCCTGGGGCTACCAGCGCCAATGCCGGGGTCTTTTATCCCAGAGGTAAACCTAGAGCCACTGCGAGACTACGCTGTGCGGGGGCATAAAGAAGCCTGGATGCAGCAGTGCAGTTCCATGCAGGCGATGGGGGATGTACTCCTGGCCGCTACCCACCAACTGCAAAAACACGCTCAGCATATCCAATCGCGACGCGCGTTTTATTTCCGGGACTGGCAGGAAGTTCTGGTGGCAGCCAGTGATGGTACCTTCGCCAGAGATATTCGTCTAACCCAATCGGTGGGTATGAGCCTGCTGTGTGCCGATGGCGAGCACCGATCCTCGATCGGCCATCGCCAGGGAGCCACCAGCCAGCCGGACTTTTTGCACCATTGGGATTTTACCCAGGATGCTGCGGAAATAGCTGAAGCAGCGGGAAAAATGCTCTATGCCGACTATGTCGAGTCGGGCACCTACCCGATTGTGATGGCCAATCGCTTTGGGGGCGTTATTTTCCACGAAGCCTGCGGTCACCTGCTGGAAACCACCCAAATTGAACGCAAGACGACCCCTTTCTGGGACAAAAAGGGCCAAAAAATTGCCCACGAAAACCTGACTGCCTGGGATGAGGGCATCACAACGGCGGCCTTTGGCACGATCGACATGGATGATGAAGGGATGCCAGCCCAGCGGACCCTGTTGATCGAAAATGGGGTTTTAAAGAATTTCCTGGCCGATCGCGCCGGTTCCTGGCGGACGGGGCATCCCCGCACGGGCAGTGGTCGCCGCCAGAACTATGCCTATGCCGCCGCCTCCCGGATGCGCAACACCTACATTGCACCAGGGAATTACACCACCGAGGACCTGATTGCCTCGATCGACAAGGGGATTTACTGCAAAAAGATGGGTGGGGGGAGCGTCGGCGCGACGGGCCAGTTTAACTTTGGCGTTGACGAAGCCTATTTGATCGAAAACGGTCGGATTACCAAGCCGCTCAAGGGCGCTACCCTCATCGGCGATGCCCAGGAAATTATGGGCCGCATCTCCATGAGTTCCCAGGATTTGGGCTTAGCCGCCGGTTTCTGTGGCTCGATCAGCGGCAGTATCTATGTCACCGTTGGGCAACCCCACATCAAGGTGGATGCCATCACCGTGGGCGGTCGGTAA
- a CDS encoding cation:proton antiporter domain-containing protein translates to MMEQLTHWLPSSPLLTFTILLLVSLMLPPLFERFRLPGLVGLLFAGMLLGPDGLKLLDPNADVMKLLSDIGKIYLMFVAGMEIDLAEFRKTRHRSLSFGIATFLIPLIGGTLVGQAFGMGLNTSVLIGSLLASHTLLAYPIVNRLEVVHTEAVAITVGATIITDIAALLVLAICISIHVGEFSTAGLIAQLLSLAAYVGFVLVGFDWAGRAFFRRSGDQEGNQFLFVLLAVFLASVGAQLINIEQIVGAFLAGLAVNDVVGRGPVEEKIKFVGSTLFIPFFFVGMGLLLSVSGFISTLTTDLLLTLAIVATLIGTKFLAALVIKLRYGYHWNETLTMWSLSLPQVAATLAAALAALNVGLIAPSVFKAVIVLMLVTSILGPVLTNRFARTLAVPKTPLAKDFLAKDHSSRIGGDVVVPVYNPVLEPAGLEGEASDLVNSGAYACPLFRVVVPVYNPVTERYLIEMGALLTRHEGGELIPLAITRSHMHMDEPELDAALQRSHKLLQRAIAVCHEFQVKATPLVRIDDDVAHGISRAAREREASLIIMGWSPRVGLRARLFGTVIDSVFWSAHCPVAVVRLLEEPINIHQILVPIKALTPAELRTLRFAHLFANTNQASITLLHVCDRQTPRQEIARFEAELGAANAAIPSQVRVELYTLASDDVAQTILKTSLDHDIVMLRSVRRRTAAGLTVSDVTTQVIQSIKCSIVLLGEPQTGR, encoded by the coding sequence ATGATGGAACAGCTTACCCACTGGCTCCCCAGCAGCCCCCTGCTAACCTTTACAATTCTGTTATTGGTGAGCCTGATGTTGCCTCCCCTGTTTGAACGGTTCCGGCTACCGGGGTTAGTGGGGCTGTTGTTTGCAGGGATGCTTTTGGGACCGGATGGGCTGAAGCTGCTCGACCCCAATGCCGATGTGATGAAGTTGCTCTCCGATATCGGCAAAATTTACCTGATGTTCGTGGCGGGCATGGAGATTGATCTCGCCGAGTTTCGGAAAACTCGCCATCGATCGCTCAGCTTTGGCATTGCCACCTTTCTCATTCCCCTCATTGGCGGTACCCTGGTCGGGCAAGCTTTTGGCATGGGTCTGAATACCTCTGTGTTGATTGGCTCACTGTTGGCCTCCCATACGCTGCTGGCCTACCCGATCGTCAATCGTCTTGAGGTTGTGCATACGGAAGCAGTCGCCATTACCGTTGGGGCAACGATTATTACGGATATTGCAGCCCTGTTAGTCCTGGCGATTTGTATTTCCATCCATGTAGGTGAATTTTCCACCGCCGGTTTGATCGCCCAACTGTTGTCTTTAGCTGCCTATGTGGGGTTTGTCTTGGTGGGGTTTGACTGGGCCGGACGGGCATTTTTTCGGCGATCGGGGGATCAGGAGGGCAATCAATTCCTCTTTGTACTCCTCGCGGTCTTTCTCGCTTCTGTCGGTGCCCAGTTGATTAATATTGAGCAAATTGTGGGGGCCTTCCTCGCGGGGTTGGCGGTGAATGATGTGGTCGGGCGAGGCCCCGTTGAGGAAAAGATTAAGTTTGTGGGTAGTACCCTCTTCATTCCCTTTTTCTTTGTCGGCATGGGGTTACTCCTGTCCGTATCCGGCTTTATTTCCACGCTGACCACCGACTTGCTGCTCACCCTGGCGATCGTGGCCACGTTGATCGGCACCAAGTTTCTGGCAGCCCTAGTGATCAAACTCCGTTATGGCTACCACTGGAATGAAACACTAACCATGTGGTCCCTATCCCTGCCCCAGGTCGCTGCAACCTTGGCAGCAGCTTTGGCAGCCTTGAACGTTGGTCTGATTGCCCCGTCGGTTTTCAAAGCGGTGATTGTGCTGATGCTGGTCACCTCGATTTTGGGACCGGTGTTAACTAATCGCTTTGCCCGCACCCTGGCGGTACCCAAAACCCCCCTAGCCAAAGACTTCTTAGCCAAAGACCACTCATCGCGCATCGGGGGTGACGTGGTGGTCCCCGTCTATAACCCGGTGTTAGAACCGGCTGGCTTAGAAGGGGAAGCCAGCGACCTGGTAAATAGTGGCGCCTATGCTTGTCCGCTGTTCCGGGTGGTGGTCCCCGTCTATAACCCGGTGACCGAGCGCTACTTGATTGAAATGGGGGCACTGCTGACCCGTCATGAGGGCGGGGAACTGATCCCGCTGGCGATCACTAGGTCCCACATGCACATGGATGAACCGGAACTGGATGCGGCCTTGCAACGCAGCCATAAGCTGTTACAACGGGCGATCGCTGTCTGCCATGAGTTTCAGGTTAAGGCCACTCCCCTGGTGCGGATTGATGATGATGTGGCCCACGGCATCAGTCGAGCGGCACGGGAACGGGAGGCCAGTCTGATTATTATGGGTTGGAGTCCGCGCGTGGGGTTGCGGGCGCGGCTATTTGGGACGGTGATTGATAGTGTTTTCTGGTCGGCCCATTGCCCGGTAGCGGTAGTGCGGCTCTTAGAAGAACCGATTAACATTCACCAGATTCTGGTACCCATTAAGGCCCTCACCCCGGCGGAACTGCGCACCCTCCGCTTTGCTCATCTCTTCGCGAATACAAATCAGGCCAGCATTACTCTGCTTCATGTCTGCGATCGCCAAACCCCACGCCAGGAGATTGCCCGCTTTGAAGCCGAACTGGGGGCGGCCAATGCGGCGATTCCTTCCCAGGTGAGGGTGGAACTGTATACCTTGGCCAGTGATGATGTGGCCCAAACCATCCTGAAAACGTCATTGGATCATGACATCGTGATGCTGCGCTCAGTGCGACGGCGCACAGCGGCGGGCTTAACTGTTAGCGATGTGACGACCCAGGTGATTCAAAGCATCAAGTGCTCGATCGTGCTTCTGGGCGAACCTCAGACCGGACGCTGA
- the holA gene encoding DNA polymerase III subunit delta, whose protein sequence is MPIYLYWGEDEFAMQRAIANLRDRVLDPNWQSFNYDRLTPDQPNAIVQGLNQAMTPPFGAGSRLVWLVNTALVGGGSKGDLTETVLAELERTLPQIPDNSVLLLTTPNKPDNRLKSTKLLQKYATIEEFSPIPPWQSEQLAERVRQAAQEIDLKLTPAAIAFLAEAIGNDTRQLYMDLEKLRLFAGSQTHPLAVAEIEGLITSSTQNSLKLAEAIRQGNTAQALGLVADLIQRNEHALAIVATLVHQFRTWLWVKLMTTTGEPDERAIAAAAEIGNPKRIYYFKQAVRSLSLSQLQATLPLLLELELSLKQGTEALPTLQTMVVRLCEVCRSHGCDGRVTDRPR, encoded by the coding sequence ATGCCAATTTACCTCTACTGGGGTGAAGATGAGTTTGCCATGCAGCGGGCGATCGCCAACCTGCGCGATCGGGTCCTTGATCCCAATTGGCAAAGCTTTAACTACGATCGCCTCACCCCTGACCAACCCAACGCGATTGTCCAGGGGCTAAACCAGGCCATGACCCCCCCCTTTGGGGCAGGCAGTCGCTTGGTCTGGCTGGTGAATACCGCCCTAGTCGGTGGCGGGAGCAAAGGAGACCTCACCGAAACGGTGCTGGCAGAACTGGAGCGGACCCTGCCCCAGATTCCCGATAACAGTGTGCTACTCCTCACAACCCCCAATAAACCTGATAATCGCCTCAAATCCACTAAATTACTGCAAAAATACGCCACTATCGAGGAATTTTCCCCCATTCCCCCCTGGCAGAGCGAGCAGTTGGCCGAGCGGGTACGACAAGCTGCCCAGGAAATCGATCTGAAACTGACACCGGCGGCAATCGCCTTCCTAGCAGAGGCGATCGGTAACGATACCCGGCAATTGTACATGGATCTGGAGAAACTCCGCCTGTTTGCTGGGTCCCAGACTCACCCCCTCGCAGTGGCCGAGATCGAGGGGTTGATTACTAGCAGCACCCAGAATAGCCTGAAATTGGCCGAGGCGATCCGGCAAGGCAACACCGCTCAAGCCCTAGGGTTGGTGGCTGATTTAATCCAACGCAATGAACATGCCCTCGCGATCGTGGCCACCTTGGTCCATCAGTTCCGTACCTGGCTCTGGGTTAAGCTGATGACCACTACGGGGGAACCGGACGAGCGGGCGATCGCGGCAGCAGCGGAGATTGGTAACCCTAAACGCATCTATTATTTCAAGCAGGCGGTGCGATCGCTGTCGCTGTCGCAACTACAAGCCACCCTTCCCCTGTTGTTAGAGCTAGAACTCAGTCTGAAACAGGGAACCGAAGCACTACCCACCTTGCAAACGATGGTCGTGCGGCTGTGTGAGGTGTGTCGATCGCACGGATGCGACGGTAGGGTTACCGACCGCCCACGGTGA
- a CDS encoding site-2 protease family protein, protein MLFWVWLILLGLITYVVIRRNVAHLTRTPVWLLWLVMMIPALTWVGWALLNGQQQPIPTVLVIIPLVASPILYWVLVQQGRLTPPDATPKPEDLTFPEAVAESLPETAPQATPLRPITKAEESQLHGCFPWSVYYLQDIEYRPQAVVCRGQLRTQPEVAYERVRHNIEQLFGDRFLLVFQDGSNGKPFFALVPNPQAGNRSAANVYNRTWTALGLLLITLFTTTLAGVALAGVETAAAQRDPGLLLHGLPYAITLLTILGTHEMGHYLTARYYQLRATLPYFIPVLPFSFFPLGTLGAFIQIRSPMPNRKVLFDVGIMGPIAGWVVSLPFLLWGISHSQVVPLSTEFGKTSGLSFQELDPKISLLLMLITKGIWGSELGLNSGISLHPVAIAGCIGLVVTALNLMPVGQLDGGHIVHAMYGQRAGAAIGQIARLLILLLSLLQPYLLIWAIILFFMPTMDEPALNDVSELDNWRDCFGLLALGLLVLIVLPTPAIVSRWLLG, encoded by the coding sequence ATGTTGTTTTGGGTTTGGCTAATCCTATTAGGGCTGATCACCTACGTGGTGATTCGGCGGAATGTGGCCCATCTGACCCGCACCCCCGTCTGGCTCTTGTGGTTGGTGATGATGATTCCTGCCCTCACCTGGGTTGGGTGGGCACTCCTGAACGGCCAACAGCAACCAATTCCCACCGTGTTGGTGATTATTCCGCTGGTTGCTTCACCGATCCTCTATTGGGTGTTAGTCCAACAGGGTCGTCTAACGCCACCCGACGCGACGCCCAAGCCAGAAGACTTGACTTTCCCAGAAGCCGTTGCTGAATCGCTGCCGGAAACTGCTCCCCAGGCCACACCGTTGCGACCAATCACCAAAGCGGAAGAGTCCCAGTTACACGGTTGCTTCCCCTGGTCGGTCTATTATCTTCAGGATATTGAATATCGCCCGCAGGCCGTGGTTTGTCGGGGGCAGTTACGCACCCAGCCAGAGGTGGCCTATGAGCGGGTGCGCCACAATATTGAGCAATTGTTTGGCGATCGCTTCCTCCTCGTCTTCCAGGATGGCAGCAATGGCAAACCGTTTTTCGCCCTAGTCCCCAATCCTCAGGCGGGGAACCGCTCCGCAGCGAATGTCTACAATCGAACCTGGACAGCCCTCGGTTTGTTGCTCATTACCCTCTTTACAACTACCCTGGCAGGAGTGGCACTAGCGGGGGTAGAGACGGCAGCCGCCCAACGGGACCCCGGTCTGTTGCTCCACGGCTTACCCTATGCAATCACCCTGTTGACTATTTTGGGTACCCATGAGATGGGCCATTATCTAACGGCCCGTTACTACCAGCTACGCGCAACCCTGCCCTACTTTATTCCCGTCCTCCCCTTCAGCTTTTTTCCCCTGGGCACCTTGGGGGCGTTTATTCAAATTCGATCGCCGATGCCAAACCGCAAGGTCCTTTTTGATGTAGGGATTATGGGACCGATCGCGGGCTGGGTGGTTTCCCTACCATTTCTTCTATGGGGAATTTCCCACTCCCAAGTGGTACCCCTCTCCACAGAATTCGGCAAAACCAGTGGCCTTAGTTTTCAAGAACTGGATCCGAAAATTTCCCTCTTACTAATGCTCATTACTAAAGGGATTTGGGGCAGCGAATTGGGTTTAAATAGTGGTATCTCCCTACACCCAGTCGCGATCGCCGGGTGTATTGGCCTGGTCGTGACAGCATTAAATCTGATGCCGGTGGGCCAATTGGATGGGGGACATATTGTTCATGCCATGTATGGGCAACGGGCAGGGGCTGCGATCGGGCAAATTGCCCGCTTGTTAATTTTGCTGTTGTCCCTGCTCCAACCCTACTTACTGATTTGGGCGATTATTCTGTTCTTTATGCCCACGATGGATGAACCTGCCCTCAATGATGTTAGTGAGTTGGATAATTGGCGTGATTGCTTCGGACTACTCGCGCTGGGATTACTGGTTTTGATTGTGCTGCCCACCCCTGCGATCGTCAGTCGATGGTTGTTGGGATAA
- a CDS encoding ABC transporter permease — protein MEPELITILATAIATSTPLIFACMGETLTERAGVINLSVEGTILLSAMTGFAIAKASNSLLLGFLGAAIVGMLVALVVAYGAITLRQSQVAIGFVLTLLCGDLSSFLGNPVVRVPGPTVPNFPLPGLHQIPVIGPLFFQADLLVYSSYLLIGFCWFYLYHTRSGLTLRAIGEQPAAAFARGTDVIFWRYFYTLLGGALVGIAGAAFSLDFKAGWSHRHTAGYGWIALAIVIFGGWQPLRVALGAYFFGILQSLASVAQSSLPAVPTQVFTVAPFVLMIVALAFTSGEWLVRTVSPVVNPLRALFPASLRRSLAQQLLISPPAALGKSFEPD, from the coding sequence ATGGAACCGGAATTAATCACGATTTTGGCAACGGCGATCGCTACCTCCACTCCGCTGATTTTTGCCTGTATGGGGGAAACCCTCACGGAACGGGCGGGGGTGATCAACCTGTCAGTGGAGGGAACCATCCTGCTGAGTGCCATGACGGGGTTTGCGATCGCAAAGGCTAGCAATAGCCTGCTTCTGGGTTTCTTGGGGGCGGCGATCGTCGGGATGTTGGTCGCCCTAGTTGTCGCCTATGGAGCAATTACCCTGCGCCAGTCCCAGGTGGCAATTGGGTTTGTCTTGACCCTCCTGTGTGGGGATTTATCCTCGTTTTTAGGGAATCCCGTGGTGCGGGTGCCCGGTCCTACAGTTCCGAATTTTCCCCTGCCAGGATTGCACCAGATTCCAGTGATCGGCCCCCTGTTTTTCCAAGCAGATTTACTCGTCTATAGCAGTTATCTATTGATTGGCTTTTGCTGGTTTTATCTCTACCACACCCGCAGTGGCCTGACGCTACGGGCGATCGGCGAACAACCTGCGGCTGCATTTGCAAGGGGAACGGATGTCATTTTTTGGCGGTACTTCTACACGCTGCTGGGGGGTGCCCTAGTAGGCATAGCTGGAGCCGCTTTTTCCCTAGACTTTAAAGCGGGTTGGAGTCATCGCCATACGGCGGGCTATGGTTGGATTGCCCTCGCGATCGTCATCTTTGGGGGATGGCAGCCCCTGCGCGTTGCCCTAGGCGCTTATTTCTTCGGAATTTTGCAATCTCTGGCAAGTGTGGCGCAGTCCAGCCTTCCCGCCGTACCCACCCAAGTCTTCACCGTGGCTCCCTTTGTTTTGATGATTGTGGCGCTAGCGTTCACTTCCGGAGAGTGGCTTGTTCGCACCGTCTCTCCAGTCGTCAACCCTCTCCGAGCCCTCTTCCCAGCCTCCCTCCGCCGTTCCCTAGCTCAACAGTTACTCATTAGCCCCCCCGCCGCCCTCGGCAAGTCGTTTGAGCCGGATTGA
- the hpt gene encoding hypoxanthine phosphoribosyltransferase, translating to MHHNLIPLFSADTIATRVKALAQRIDRDYAQDPPVLVGILKGAFVFLADLVRCLDIPIAGIEFLSLSSYGSGTESSGQVTMHLGVSAAAVQGKPVIIVEDIIDTGLTTQMAIAYLQSLYPTSIALCALLDKPDRRQVPVTIDYLGMTIPDRFVVGYGIDFNQQYR from the coding sequence GTGCATCATAACCTGATTCCCCTCTTTTCCGCAGACACGATCGCCACACGAGTGAAAGCCTTGGCCCAGCGGATCGATCGTGACTATGCCCAGGATCCCCCCGTTTTGGTGGGTATTCTGAAAGGAGCCTTTGTTTTCCTGGCAGATTTAGTGCGGTGTTTGGATATCCCGATCGCAGGCATTGAATTCCTCAGTTTGTCCAGCTATGGCTCCGGGACAGAGAGTTCTGGCCAAGTGACGATGCATTTGGGAGTATCGGCAGCCGCCGTGCAGGGCAAGCCCGTGATTATTGTCGAGGATATTATCGATACCGGTTTAACCACCCAAATGGCGATCGCCTATCTCCAATCCCTCTATCCCACCTCGATTGCGCTCTGCGCCCTGCTGGATAAACCCGATCGCCGCCAGGTACCGGTAACCATCGATTACCTCGGCATGACCATACCCGATCGCTTTGTCGTGGGCTATGGCATTGACTTTAATCAACAGTATCGTTAA